In Paroedura picta isolate Pp20150507F chromosome 1, Ppicta_v3.0, whole genome shotgun sequence, the following are encoded in one genomic region:
- the PSMB1 gene encoding proteasome subunit beta type-1 isoform X2: MRISDARTVLAIAGEDFSIVASDTRLSEDYAVHTRDSPKCYKLTEKTVIGCSGFHGDCLTLTKILEARLKMYKHSNNKTMSSGAIAAMLSTILYSRRFFPYYVYNIIGGLDEEGKGAVYSFDPVGSYQRDTFKAGGSASAMLQPLLDNQVGFKNMQNVKQVPLSLEKALQLVKDVFISAAERDVYTGDALKICIITKDGIKEESVPLRRD; encoded by the exons ATGCGCATCTCCGACGCCAG GACTGTGCTGGCAATTGCTGGGGAAGACTTTTCTATTGTTGCTTCAGACACTCGACTGAGTGAAGATTATGCAGTTCATACCCGAGACAGCCCAAAATGCTATAAACT GACAGAGAAAACAGTCATTGGTTGCAGTGGATTTCATGGAGACTGTCTTACTCTTACTAAAATTCTTGAAGCAAGATTAAAG ATGTACAAGCATTCCAATAACAAGACTATGAGTTCAGGAGCTATTGCAGCCATGCTCTCTACAATTCTCTACTCACGACGCTTCTTTCCTTACTATGTTTACAACATAATTGGTGGACTGGATGAAGAAG GGAAAGGTGCTGTATACAGTTTTGACCCAGTAGGTTCCTATCAGAGAGATACTTTCAAAGCTGGTGGATCTGCTAGTGCTATGCTTCAACCTCTGCTGGACAACCAG gttgGCTTCAAGAACATGCAGAACGTGAAGCAGGTGCCTTTGTCTCTGGAaaaggctttgcagctagtaaagGATGTCTTCATTTCTGCAGCAGAAAGAGACGTATACACAGGGGATGCACTGAAAATCTGCATTATCACAAAAGATGGAATTAAAGAGGAAAGTGTTCCATTACGAAGAGACTAA
- the PSMB1 gene encoding proteasome subunit beta type-1 isoform X1, which produces MLSTAGYGESAFGLGREVVGGPVTRHRFSPYTFNGGTVLAIAGEDFSIVASDTRLSEDYAVHTRDSPKCYKLTEKTVIGCSGFHGDCLTLTKILEARLKMYKHSNNKTMSSGAIAAMLSTILYSRRFFPYYVYNIIGGLDEEGKGAVYSFDPVGSYQRDTFKAGGSASAMLQPLLDNQVGFKNMQNVKQVPLSLEKALQLVKDVFISAAERDVYTGDALKICIITKDGIKEESVPLRRD; this is translated from the exons ATGCTGTCCACAGCTGGCTATGGCGAATCTGCCTTCGGGCTGGggcgggaggtggtggggggCCCCGTCACACGGCACCGCTTCTCTCCGTACACGTTCAACGGCGG GACTGTGCTGGCAATTGCTGGGGAAGACTTTTCTATTGTTGCTTCAGACACTCGACTGAGTGAAGATTATGCAGTTCATACCCGAGACAGCCCAAAATGCTATAAACT GACAGAGAAAACAGTCATTGGTTGCAGTGGATTTCATGGAGACTGTCTTACTCTTACTAAAATTCTTGAAGCAAGATTAAAG ATGTACAAGCATTCCAATAACAAGACTATGAGTTCAGGAGCTATTGCAGCCATGCTCTCTACAATTCTCTACTCACGACGCTTCTTTCCTTACTATGTTTACAACATAATTGGTGGACTGGATGAAGAAG GGAAAGGTGCTGTATACAGTTTTGACCCAGTAGGTTCCTATCAGAGAGATACTTTCAAAGCTGGTGGATCTGCTAGTGCTATGCTTCAACCTCTGCTGGACAACCAG gttgGCTTCAAGAACATGCAGAACGTGAAGCAGGTGCCTTTGTCTCTGGAaaaggctttgcagctagtaaagGATGTCTTCATTTCTGCAGCAGAAAGAGACGTATACACAGGGGATGCACTGAAAATCTGCATTATCACAAAAGATGGAATTAAAGAGGAAAGTGTTCCATTACGAAGAGACTAA